The following proteins are co-located in the Streptomyces asiaticus genome:
- a CDS encoding acyl-CoA dehydrogenase family protein, whose translation MNTTTARRTVTVREVLARVPELAASLSVDTARREAERELPYGSMDAVRASAVGSLRVPVAYGGPGASLVDLFRTVIDLAEADSNVAQALRPHFGFLEKLISDGGQEDRERWFAAASAGELFGNATGETAAEHPGDIHTALVPDGDRYRLSGTKYYSTGSLFADWVVITAKNHLDQRVCVVLPHGRPGLRLIDDWDGMGQRMTASGTTELDDVAVYPHEVAVDETVGVRRTHLGAFHQLYLAAVETGIAKNAVRDAIGYARDRARAVRHSGVDHAVQDPFVQHTVGEMAALGYGAEATVVRAAAAIDRALAGPRGEDGVAGGEPALAEAATEVAQAQVVAAQAALRTAERLYDVGGASATRREFNLDRHWRNARTLVSHNPIAHKARVVGDYLLNGEPPPLTGFF comes from the coding sequence ATGAACACCACCACGGCCCGGCGGACCGTCACGGTACGGGAGGTACTGGCCCGCGTACCGGAGTTGGCCGCCTCCCTCTCCGTCGACACGGCGCGCCGCGAGGCCGAGCGGGAACTGCCGTACGGGTCGATGGACGCGGTGCGGGCGAGTGCCGTCGGATCGCTGCGGGTCCCAGTGGCGTACGGCGGCCCGGGGGCGAGCCTCGTGGACCTCTTCCGGACCGTCATCGACCTCGCGGAGGCGGACTCCAATGTGGCACAGGCGCTCCGGCCGCACTTCGGTTTCCTCGAGAAGCTCATCAGCGACGGTGGGCAGGAGGACCGCGAACGGTGGTTCGCCGCGGCCTCGGCGGGCGAGCTCTTCGGCAACGCCACCGGGGAGACCGCCGCCGAGCACCCCGGCGACATCCACACCGCGCTGGTACCCGACGGCGACCGCTACCGGCTGAGCGGCACGAAGTACTACAGCACCGGCAGCCTGTTCGCCGACTGGGTGGTCATCACCGCGAAGAACCACCTCGACCAGCGGGTTTGCGTGGTGCTCCCGCACGGCCGCCCCGGGCTCCGGCTGATCGACGACTGGGACGGCATGGGTCAGCGCATGACGGCGAGCGGCACCACGGAGCTGGACGACGTGGCGGTGTACCCGCACGAGGTCGCCGTGGACGAGACCGTGGGGGTGCGCCGGACCCATCTCGGCGCGTTCCACCAGCTCTACCTCGCCGCCGTGGAGACCGGCATCGCCAAGAACGCGGTGCGCGACGCGATCGGCTACGCCCGCGACCGGGCCCGCGCGGTACGGCACAGCGGCGTCGACCACGCGGTCCAGGACCCGTTCGTGCAGCACACCGTGGGCGAGATGGCGGCGCTCGGGTACGGGGCCGAGGCCACCGTGGTGCGCGCGGCCGCCGCCATCGACCGTGCCCTAGCCGGCCCCCGCGGCGAGGACGGCGTCGCGGGCGGCGAACCGGCGCTCGCCGAGGCGGCCACCGAGGTGGCGCAGGCGCAGGTGGTGGCCGCACAGGCGGCCCTGCGGACGGCGGAGCGGCTGTACGACGTGGGCGGGGCCTCGGCCACCCGGCGCGAGTTCAACCTCGACCGCCACTGGCGCAACGCCCGCACCCTGGTCAGCCACAATCCGATCGCCCACAAGGCACGTGTGGTGGGTGACTACCTCCTCAACGGCGAACCGCCGCCGCTGACAGGGTTCTTCTGA
- a CDS encoding aldo/keto reductase, protein MTTYRTLGRTGVKVSPLTLGAMNFGAWANRDHDDAVKIIHQALDAGINVIDTADVYSQGENEEIVGKALADSRRDDVFLATKFHGQIGDNPNHQGNSRRWIHRAVEDSLRRLGTDHIDLYQVHRPDPATDFEETLGALDDLVRQGKIRYFGTTTFEPHQIVEGQWIAERLRRQRPVTEQPPYSILARAAERAVLPVAERYGLGVLPWSPLAGGWLSGRYRKGDTTHVVSSRLERQPHRHDPELAANQRKREAAEQLAELADEAGLSLIHLSLAFVLEHPAVSTVIIGPRTQEHLVSQLGAVDVRLSRDVLDRIDEIVPPGTTISPADEGYQPPSLTDPATRRRPASRD, encoded by the coding sequence ATGACCACGTACCGCACCCTCGGCCGTACCGGCGTGAAGGTCAGCCCCCTGACGCTCGGCGCGATGAACTTCGGCGCCTGGGCCAACCGTGACCACGACGACGCCGTCAAGATCATTCACCAGGCCCTCGACGCGGGCATCAACGTCATCGACACGGCCGATGTGTACTCCCAGGGCGAGAACGAGGAGATCGTCGGCAAGGCCCTCGCGGACAGCCGCCGGGACGACGTGTTCCTCGCGACCAAGTTCCACGGCCAGATCGGTGACAACCCCAACCACCAGGGCAACTCACGCCGCTGGATCCACCGGGCCGTCGAGGACAGCCTGCGCCGCCTGGGCACCGACCACATCGACCTCTACCAGGTCCACCGGCCCGACCCCGCCACCGACTTCGAGGAGACGCTCGGCGCACTCGACGACCTCGTACGGCAGGGCAAGATCCGCTACTTCGGCACCACGACCTTCGAACCGCACCAGATCGTCGAGGGCCAGTGGATCGCCGAGCGCCTGCGCCGTCAGCGCCCCGTCACCGAGCAGCCCCCGTACTCCATCCTGGCCCGGGCGGCGGAGCGGGCGGTGCTGCCCGTCGCCGAGCGGTACGGTCTTGGTGTTCTGCCGTGGAGCCCGCTGGCCGGTGGCTGGCTGTCCGGTCGCTACCGCAAGGGGGACACCACGCACGTCGTGTCCAGCCGTCTGGAGCGCCAGCCGCACCGGCACGATCCGGAGCTGGCGGCCAACCAGCGCAAGCGCGAGGCGGCGGAGCAACTCGCCGAGCTGGCCGACGAGGCGGGGCTGTCGCTGATCCACCTGTCGCTGGCGTTCGTGCTGGAGCACCCGGCCGTGTCGACGGTGATCATCGGCCCGCGCACCCAGGAGCACCTGGTGAGCCAGCTCGGCGCGGTCGACGTCCGTCTCTCGCGGGACGTGCTCGACCGGATCGACGAGATCGTGCCGCCCGGCACCACGATCAGCCCGGCCGACGAGGGCTACCAGCCCCCGTCGCTCACCGACCCGGCCACCCGCCGCCGCCCGGCCTCGCGCGACTGA